A region of Carassius auratus strain Wakin chromosome 41, ASM336829v1, whole genome shotgun sequence DNA encodes the following proteins:
- the tfpt gene encoding TCF3 fusion partner isoform X1, with translation MMEDFSGLALPPLFGGHILEAELEPGGVELGPSGTELLGDDGAPPGAAQDQDDETREMDKKKCQALSRRCKEIEQVNEKIVGRLHQVQRLTRRLRKERRFLMKTLDSYGDDYRTAQLTFTLEDEGKAGLDPAAGAEEDSSSPTLPRQSAAGSKKKRRRLPKDRERVAQMEVEHPLVTEGQFTGFSPSSPPH, from the exons aTGATGGAGGACTTCTCTGGGCTGGCTCTTCCTCCTCTGTTCGGGGGACACATCCTGGAagcggagctggagccggggggCGTGGAGCTGGGCCCCAGCGGCACTGAGCTCCTGGGGGACGATGGGGCCCCGCCGGGCGCCGCACAGGACCAGGATGATGAGACGAGGGAGATGGACAAAAAGAAGTGTCAGGCTCTCAGCAGGAGGTGCAAGGAGATTGAGCAG GTAAATGAGAAGATTGTGGGACGCCTTCACCAGGTGCAGAGACTGACACGCCGACTGAGGAAAGAGAGGAG gttccTGATGAAGACTCTGGACTCGTATGGAGATGATTACAGGACGGCGCAGCTCACCTTCACACTGGAG GATGAGGGGAAGGCAGGTTTAGATCCAGCTGCTGGTGCTGAAGAAGACAGCTCTTCTCCAACACTTCCTCGTCAGTCAGCGGCTGGATCAAAGAAAAAGAGACGCCGGCTCccaaaggacagagagagagttgCACAG ATGGAGGTGGAGCATCCGCTGGTGACGGAGGGTCAGTTCACAGGATTCAGCCCCAGCTCACCCCCCCATTGA
- the mrpl51 gene encoding large ribosomal subunit protein mL51 → MSVFGGVLGRAVTACQSSALLCARLFSTGSCARIRMHAIPKLREVDRWTEKRSMFGVYDNIGILGDFKAHPKELIGGPVWLRGFRGNELQRLIRKKRMVGERMMADDKHILDKRISFLYRRFNRYGKHR, encoded by the exons ATGAGTGTGTTTGGAGGGGTGCTCGGGCGCGCGGTGACCGCCTGTCAATCATCGGCTCTGCTGTGCGCCAGACTCTTCAGCACAG GCTCGTGCGCCAGAATACGAATGCACGCGATCCCCAAACTAAGAGAGGTGGATCGATGGACGGAGAAGAGAAGCATGTTTGGAGTATATGACAACATCGGGATCCTGG GAGATTTCAAAGCTCATCCGAAAGAGCTGATCGGAGGGCCGGTGTGGCTCCGAGGCTTCAGAGGAAACGAGCTCCAGCGGCTCATCAGGAAGAAGCGGATGGTGGGAGAGCGGATGATGGCCGATGACAAGCACATCCTGGACAAGAGGATCAGCTTCCTGTACCGCCGCTTCAACAGATACGGCAAACACAGATAG
- the LOC113059500 gene encoding endochitinase A-like codes for MCFRLCSRSTSSPVVLQSSGSSAQWFSSTVVPQPSGSPFSSPVVLLASGSSVQWFSNPVVLQSSGSTAQWFLSPVVLQSGGSSVQWFSSPVVPQSSGSPAQWFLSQVVLQSSSSPVQWFLCPVVLQSSGSSVQWFSSPVVLQSSGSSVQWFSSPVVFQPSGFPAQWFPSPVVPQSSGSSVQWFLSPVVPQSSGSPVQCFSSPVVPQPSGSSVQWFSSGALV; via the exons ATGTGTTTCCGCTTGTGTTCTCGGAGTACCTCCAGTCCAGTGGTTCTCCAATCCAGTGGTTCCTCAGCCCAGTGGTTCTCCAGTACAGTGGTTCCTCAGCCCAGTGGTTCTCCA TTCTCCAGTCCAGTGGTTCTCCTGGCCAGTGGTTCCTCAGTCCAGTGGTTCTCCAATCCAGTAGTTCTCCAGTCCAGTGGTTCTACAGCCCAGTGGTTCCTCAGTCCAGTGGTTCTCCAGTCCGGTGGTTCCTCAGTCCAGTGGTTCTCCAGCCCAGTGGTTCCCCAGTCCAGTGGTTCTCCAGCCCAGTGGTTCCTCAGTCAAGTGGTTCTCCAATCCAGTAGTTCTCCAGTCCAGTGGTTCCTCTGTCCAGTGGTTCTCCAGTCCAGTGGTTCCTCAGTCCAGTGGTTCTCCAGTCCAGTGGTTCTCCAGTCCAGTGGTTCCTCAGTCCAGTGGTTTTCCAGCCCAGTGGTTTTCCAGCCCAGTGGTTTTCCAGCCCAGTGGTTCCCCAGCCCAGTGGTTCCTCAGTCCAGTGGTTCCTCAGTCCAGTGGTTCCTCAGTCCAGTGGTTCCTCAGTCCAGTGGTTCTCCAGTCCAGTGCTTCTCCAGTCCAGTGGTTCCCCAGCCCAGTGGTTCCTCAGTCCAGTGGTTCTCCAGTGGTGCGCTGGTTTGA
- the LOC113060052 gene encoding brain-specific angiogenesis inhibitor 1-associated protein 2, whose amino-acid sequence MSRSDEVNKMTENVYKGILDQFNPSLKNFVTMGKHYEKALTGVTVAAKGYFDALVKLGELASDSQGSKELGDTLFQMAEVHRQIQVQLQDVLKLFHSELLSQLEQKLELDIKYLTGTLKKYQSERKSKVESIEHCQSQLKKLRRKSQASRHPNKYGDREMQYVELMSRRQGELDSLVAAGYRSALTEERRRYCFLVDRQCSVTKILTNYHCKVRELLSQKLSSWQQSCAQPTKLPERALNLLRHTAPQSSGGAGLAEILRNAKLGISQHAEQRLSVQEVPPLLNGDSRPQQRSSQFVPGLQSHQNPSSNGHAQSVSSASPAHSQTAVGVSGSQSPPPMSHTSSSSHSSLQGLTPPITAPHSPPLPHSAPLSPVLLSSSAAAVSLLKTPDLYSTSTLPLPRRQSSDTHQGFMGSTLPRVLPLCAPSRVEALFPHSPDCCEGQKPGDRGGSSCLLSFLPGDALTLLISEPRDGWHYGQNERTGRKGWFPFSYTQPFPSPPGQDLSPPVLSKVNSTSMGQLDRLPPTGQVPQVSPDSEDERSVISQRISTFRPRPYSMMNPETSRMSPRLRLKDRMSTDFTSPPPSPSRINPFAHIRLKKTVTNDRSAPLIQQSL is encoded by the exons ATGTCACGGTCAGATGAGGTcaacaaaatgacagaaaatgtcTACAAG GGCATACTGGACCAGTTCAACCCCAGTCTGAAGAATTTTGTCACCATGGGCAAACACTATGAAAAGGCTCTGACTG gcgTCACAGTAGCAGCGAAGGGTTATTTTGACGCTCTGGTCAAACTAGGAGAGCTGGCCAGTGACAGCCAGGGCTCGAAGGAACTAG GCGACACGCTGTTCCAGATGGCAGAGGTTCATCGTCAGATCCAGGTCCAGCTCCAGGATGTG ctgaagctgtttcattcagagCTGCTGTCTCAACTCGAGCAGAAACTGGAGCTAGACATCAAATATCTGACC GGGACGCTGAAGAAGTACCAGAGTGAGAGGAAGTCCAAGGTGGAGTCCATCGAGCACTGCCAGTCACAGCTGAAGAAGCTGCGGAGGAAGAGCCAAGCCAGCCGCCATCCCAACAAATATGGAGACAGAGAGATGCAG TATGTGGAGCTGATGAGTCGCCGGCAGGGTGAGCTGGACTCGCTGGTGGCCGCTGGTTACCGCTCCGCTCTGACAGAAGAAAGACGACGCTATTGCTTTCTGGTGGACCGTCAGTGTTCAGTCACCAAGATCCTCACCAACTACCACTGCAAG GTGAGAGAGCTGTTGTCTCAGAAGCTGTCATCGTGGCAGCAGTCCTGTGCGCAGCCAACCAAGCTCCCGGAGCGAGCGCTGAACCTGCTGCGTCACACCGCCCCCCAGAGCTCTGGAGGAGCAGGCCTCGCCGAGATCCTGCGCAACGCCAAACTGGGCATCTCTCAGCACGCAGAACAA AGGCTGTCTGTGCAGGAAGTCCCGCCTCTGTTGAACGGTGACAGTCGTCCTCAGCAGCGCTCCTCTCAGTTTGTCCCGGGCCTTCAGTCTCACCAGAACCCCTCCAGTAATGGACACGCCCAATCTGTTTCTTCAGCCAGCCCCGCCCACTCACAGACAGCAGTGGGCGTGTCAGGGTCACAGTCTCCTCCCCCCATGAGCCACACCTCCAGCTCCTCACACAGTTCCCTGCAGGGCCTGACTCCACCCATAACGGCCCCCCACAGCCCTCCACTGCCCCACAGCGCCCCTCTGTCCCCCGTCCTGCTGTCCagctctgctgctgctgtcagTCTGCTGAAGACTCCTGATCTCTACTCCACCTCCACCCTGCCACTGCCGAGGAGACAGTCCAGCGACACTCATCAGGGATTcatgg GCTCCACTCTCCCCCGTGTGCTCCCTCTCTGTGCTCCGTCCCGTGTGGAGGCTCTGTTCCCTCACTCCCCAGACTGCTGCGAGGGACAGAAGCCCGGAGACCGAGGAGGAAGCTCATGTCTGCTGTCCTTCCTGCCTGGAGACGCTCTGACCCTGCTGATCAGTGAGCCCAGAGACGGCTGGCACTACGGCCAGAACGAGCGCACGGGACG AAAAGGCTGGTTTCCCTTCTCCTACACACAGCCTTTCCCCAGCCCTCCCGGACAGGATCTCAG TCCTCCGGTCCTGTCGAAGGTGAACAGCACTAGTATGGGACAGCTGGACAGGCTTCCCCCCACGGGTCAGGTGCCGCAGGTCAGTCCTGACTCTGAGGACGAGAGGAGTGTTATATCCCAGCGCATCAGCACCTTCAGACCGCGACCCTACAGCATGATGAACCCCGAGACCAGCAGGATGAGCCCCCGACTGCGTCTGAAGGACAGG ATGTCGACTGACTTCACCTCTCCACCTCCGTCACCCAGCAG GATCAACCCGTTCGCTCATATTCGGCTCAAGAAGACGGTGACCAATGACCGCTCCGCCCCTCTGATACAGCAGAGCCTTTGA
- the tfpt gene encoding TCF3 fusion partner isoform X2 — protein MMEDFSGLALPPLFGGHILEAELEPGGVELGPSGTELLGDDGAPPGAAQDQDDETREMDKKKCQALSRRCKEIEQVNEKIVGRLHQVQRLTRRLRKERRFLMKTLDSYGDDYRTAQLTFTLEDEGKAGLDPAAGAEEDSSSPTLPRQSAAGSKKKRRRLPKDRERVAQIPEELH, from the exons aTGATGGAGGACTTCTCTGGGCTGGCTCTTCCTCCTCTGTTCGGGGGACACATCCTGGAagcggagctggagccggggggCGTGGAGCTGGGCCCCAGCGGCACTGAGCTCCTGGGGGACGATGGGGCCCCGCCGGGCGCCGCACAGGACCAGGATGATGAGACGAGGGAGATGGACAAAAAGAAGTGTCAGGCTCTCAGCAGGAGGTGCAAGGAGATTGAGCAG GTAAATGAGAAGATTGTGGGACGCCTTCACCAGGTGCAGAGACTGACACGCCGACTGAGGAAAGAGAGGAG gttccTGATGAAGACTCTGGACTCGTATGGAGATGATTACAGGACGGCGCAGCTCACCTTCACACTGGAG GATGAGGGGAAGGCAGGTTTAGATCCAGCTGCTGGTGCTGAAGAAGACAGCTCTTCTCCAACACTTCCTCGTCAGTCAGCGGCTGGATCAAAGAAAAAGAGACGCCGGCTCccaaaggacagagagagagttgCACAG ATCCCAGAGGAGCTGCACTGA
- the ndufa3 gene encoding NADH dehydrogenase [ubiquinone] 1 alpha subcomplex subunit 3, producing the protein MAAIGRFLKNAWNKEPVITVSCGIGLLACVLPVLSPLTKYTGMMNQAMPYNYPVPVRDDGNMPDVPAHPCDPQGKNLDWLKNL; encoded by the exons ATGGCGGCCA TTGGCAGGTTTTTGAAGAACGCTTGGAATAAAGAGCCTGTGATCACAGTTTCCTGCGGAATCGGGCTTCTGG CTTGTGTTCTGCCGGTTTTGAGCCCTTTAACAAAGTACACAGGAATGATGAACCAAGCCATGCCATACAATTATCCAG TCCCAGTTCGAGATGATGGAAACATGCCGGACGTTCCCGCGCATCCCTGTGACCCGCAGGGGAAAAACCTGGATTGGCTGAAAAACCTGTGA